ATGATGTGGCTTATTGGAAACGGAACAGGGAATATGGAGAAAACACTATAGACAATATACATAGACGGTGAGACACCCTTACATATCAGTGAGGCATAGACATGAGAGGTGAAGAAGTGATAGCAGTTTTCTATTAACCTCCAGCTGTCACTTCCAGGACGTTGAATGTAATTCCAGATCACATTAAAGGCCAAAGTCCCACCTGAGGCTGTCAGCTAAACCTTTTAGGGATGGCAGAGGGCAGTGATGAGCACTCTCAGACTGATAGATACTGATAgccttttattacatttttgtctgCACTGGATCCACATGCATGGTTTATTCAAAATTTTAAGCAAATAAAAAGTGTCTTGTACACTCACTGGTATTCATGAACTTAAAGTGGAGCACAAACTACTGAAATGTGATGGAATCACCTCAGCCTTGGCTGTGTAGAGCCATCACTACAGTTTTATAGGGAGGACATATTGTGAAAAATATCGTTTTCACATTGTTTAGACAGTGGAATGAATATTACAAGAGAACAAGAGGAAATAAGTCTCAGAGGATTTATGTACCTCCTTCTATGTGTACATTGAGAGTGGCAGGACGGACACAGGTTTTAGTCAATAATATAGCCAATGGTACagaaaatgagaagaaaaaggaaCCAGTTTGAACTATGAACTATTACTTTATGTGGAAGTGGAAGTTAAGTGAGAATCTGCTTCCCTCTTCCTCCCCACAGTCCACCCCTCGCACAGACTTGTCGTTTAACTAGCAAATTCAAGTTCTTTTCTATTTGCCTTTGATAGATGACAAAACTATTTTGTCCTAAAATCTTTGAGCATCATAAGAGttataaaaaagtcaaatgatTCACAATGAGGAGGCTAATGTCAGCAACAGATTGGAGAAACCATCCTCTTCAGCATCACTCTGTTGTCCTCATTTCTTTGACATCATCTTCACAAACTCTGGGGAGACAGTCAGCAGCATCGTTATTAACGACATCATTGCATGTTTACAATGGGCTGAAAAcaatttacataaaaaaaccTGATGGAAAAcccaacaaattaaataaatatatatatatatatactctttTAATCAGCTTGGTtgtgttgtgtttgtgagtgtagTTTCTTTGACCACTTGCAATTTACCTTCAAAGTCAACTTTTCCATCTGCATTGTTGTCAACTTCTCTGACCACTGAATCAATTTCTTTTTTGCTGGTGTGTTCGCCTAATAACTTTATCATGGCAAGTCTTAGTTCCTCAGATGTGATGGAGCCATCACCATCTATATCAAACTGCATGACAGGGAGATCAATGCTTTTACAGGCAGTTCATTTGACATCCACTATGAGTTGTCAAACATCAGCCTGTACAAGGCAAAAGTACTGTATGTAGAGCTCACTTCTTTGAACGCATCTTTGAGTTCTTTCAAGCCGATCATCTCTGCAGTTTCATCCAGAAGCTTGGGGGTCATTATTTCCACAAAATCTTCAAAGTCCACTCGTCCCCCCACTGTGATAAACATAAAGACAAGACAACGAAACGGTAGTCGGTAATAGTGAGATTATGATGTAATTATTCTGCTTAAAAACACCGCTTCTTGAAGACAGAGTCTTGAAGATGGAATGCACTTAAATGTTTAgtgtgtaaaagtaaaatactTTTGCATATGTTACATGTTCCTTAAAAACATCTACTTTTATATCCAATGAGAATACTCACAGTTCATGTTGATGTTTTGGCCCAGTTCAATCAACTCCATTTCAGTTGGCATGTAACCCATAGTCCTCATCAGGTTCCCCAGGTCTTTACAATTTATGAAGCCATCCTTGTCTTTGTCAAACTCTACAAAAGCCTCACGCAACTCTACAAATCATACAGATGCAGGGGAATAGACAGCATTCTGttataaaatcataaaaaatttGAACATCCTAACAAGTGCAtgtgggaaaaaagaaaagaaaagaaagacagaaatttACCTTCCATCTCATCGTGTGTGAGGTTTCTCGACTGCAAAACAATAATAAGGATAACATCATGGACTGATGTTAGTTTGCTTCACTGCTTCCAAAAATATACTTTGACcatgtattttaaatgtattagagcttttttcatctaaaaatcCATTACTCACAAACTCTTTGATACTCAATAATATCAAAGTGTCTGGTCATGAGCTCTAGTTACTTCTGCAAAAATCCATAAACTGGATGTCTAGTCATATGTAAATATGCACctcagaatggagaaaagaaaaaaagttgccTGTGTCTCTATTGAATAAGCTGGTCTAATTTCCAATAATTtaacatcaaatcaaatcaaatcaaataaaatcaatttaacattttaaaaatgacattATAATTATTTAACAATAATTTAAAGCTAGACAAAAGCTAGTAAATAAATGCCATGTGTTATACACCTTGTGTCACATTTTTTTCCTGACCTttttccattcatccatcattttcagttttattttatttttttttaagattcatAATATTGctattaatgtaaatatatgCTCTTTTAACAAGTATTTATTTTGTGTGGCTATGttacggtaaaaaaaaaacaacttatacTGTGTATGTGTACATTTCAGGCTGAGTCTATAATTTTCCATTTCTGTGGTTTGCTGaatgaaaatgtgaaaaatgaGTTTAACTTTGAATCTGTGACATTGAATCAATCTCACATGTCGTCTGCATTCATGTTTATTACAGCTTCAGACTCAGCCTCAGATATTTTTGTCAAATATTGTCAAAATATAAACTAAACAGATCACACAAAATGAGATTTTTAAGAAACTGTGTTTAAGAAGTACTGACCATAAAACCAAAATATTACTGaaacaaaatatttatttttcagttaaaCCAATACATTTGACAATATTAAATTGTAAACAAACTTAACTCTTGTGTTTCAGAGTCTCCATTTCAAAACTTTGAAAATAATTCAAAGTTGGCACACAGCATGTTTAATATACATAAAAGCCATATTGACTTACTTGTCTCTTATTTCCTCCTCTGAGAAAGATGCAAGGCTGTTTAAGACTCATGACGACAGGCTCGGTGCAGATTCTTGGCTATTGGGAATTTAGAGTTTCTTTGTGGGAGAAAAATCAACTAAAGAGAGAAATTTCCTTGCTCACATGCCAGCAGCTACATGAATTGGTTTCTTTTTTGAGTATGAGGGTCTTTGAGAGTGTAAACTGAGATCAGAAGTGGACTGTCTATTCCAGAGATGAGGGATGACGTCTCATATGGATTATCTTTTCAGCTTTGGTCCAGAgaggaaaaataagcttaatgcTCTGCACAATTTCGCATAGTCAAACATCAATTTCTTACGTTTTAAACTGGCTTTTAAAACATATGTTAAAGGGTGCATTATGTTACAGCATTTTAATCTCCAAGATTCCAAAGTAGGTCACAATAATTAATTTTACCACACAATTTACCAGACTGCTGCACTTAAAAAGGTTTGCCCTTGAAATTTTTTATAAGCAAGCTTTGAAGTTTGCTTggagggagatttttttttgggggggggggtcctctcCCTTCCAGTGTCCCATGGACCCAGCTTCTTCAGAAAGAACAAATTTGACTATGTCAAAtacactgttttatttattctataacAAAGGAAAACACCGTAGTGGCCATTGTCTCTTCACAATATTCATGCtatattaaattatttattGTAACTTAGGTTACCTCCGCTCGCATTCATGGATCGACTCAGACCGTATACTATACTTATACTATATATTACACAGCAATGATGACAGCACAGAACACTGAGCTTGAGCTACAAGAAGGGGCAGAGCCGGCTGTTCTTCTTAAGGAGGCTACAGTCTTTTAATGTCTGTAGCAGGCTGCTGCGGCTATTTTACCAGACCGTCGTTGCCAGTGCCCTCTTTTTTTTGCGGTGGCATGTTGGGGGGGCAGCGTCAGCGCGGCAGGGGCAGCCAAGTTCAACAAGCTGGTGAAGAAGGCTGGCTCTGTAGTGGGAGCAGCCTGGACAGTCTGGAGGTGGTGGCGGAAAAAAGGACAAGGAGGAAGCTGCAGCCATCATGGACAATCCCACCCACCCCCTAAATGGTGaactgatgaggatgaggatgaggagcacCTTCAGCCACAGACTTGAAGGAAATATTGAAGTGGGTGATCAGTGGCAGCCTTTATTTGTGTTACTTTTGGGGGTACC
This window of the Cololabis saira isolate AMF1-May2022 chromosome 21, fColSai1.1, whole genome shotgun sequence genome carries:
- the cabp5b gene encoding calcium-binding protein 5b; amino-acid sequence: MSLKQPCIFLRGGNKRQSRNLTHDEMEELREAFVEFDKDKDGFINCKDLGNLMRTMGYMPTEMELIELGQNINMNLGGRVDFEDFVEIMTPKLLDETAEMIGLKELKDAFKEFDIDGDGSITSEELRLAMIKLLGEHTSKKEIDSVVREVDNNADGKVDFEEFVKMMSKK